A region of Hippoglossus stenolepis isolate QCI-W04-F060 chromosome 7, HSTE1.2, whole genome shotgun sequence DNA encodes the following proteins:
- the igbp1 gene encoding immunoglobulin-binding protein 1 yields the protein MAECENNHDNRQPSNLDTERPNLSELLDRGWKIFEEVDSTNVPMGSSSIQVGVKRGIGMLEEASSMVAQLDLFSRNEELEEVATAELKYLLLPALLGALTMKQTNRDKRLQIVQTARAYFMDFLRRCKEYNISHFKIPTSADKDPSCVDAPEDGSTAAKSVPCPSDLVAMAAQRQTKIERYRQKKELETRLSHVRRAIDSGLDDDEVNRDFYLLNVQRWVTVCLEEIESIDQEVEILNKMDVLKHSAAKKPTQPVRPPMKPFILTKNALQAQVFGPGYPSLPTMTVDDWYEQHRKRGVLPDQAISKRDDVDDDANAEREEEEKEKKAEQDDEESLLKARNWDEWRETHRRGYGNRHNMG from the exons ATGGCGGAATGTGAAAACAACCACGACAACAGACAGCCGTCAAATTTAGATACCGAGCGTCCTAATTTATCCGAGCTGCTAGATCGTGGGTGGAAGATATTCGAAGAGGTGGACAGTACCAACGTTCCCATGGGCTCTAGCAGCATCCAGGTGGGAGTGAAACGCGGCATCGGTATGTTAGAAGAAGCGTCCAGCATGGTGGCTCAGCTCGACCTGTTCAGTCGTaacgaggagctggaggaggtcgCCACAGCGGAACTGAAGTATCTACTGTTGCCCGCTCTCCTAGGAGCTCTTACCATGAAGCAGACCAACAGAGACAAACGACTTCAAATAGTCCAGACAGCCCGGGCTTACTTCATGGACTTCCTAAGGAGATGTAAAGAGTATAACATATCACACTTTAAAATACCAACGTCGGCGGATAAAGACCCTAGTTGTGTCGACGCTCCAGAAGATGGATCTACTGCGGCCAAG TCTGTCCCCTGCCCATCAGAcctggttgccatggcagcacagagacaaactaAGATCGAGCGGTACCGTCAGAAGAAGGAGCTGGAAACCAGACTGTCGCATGTACGAAGAGCCATCGATAGCGGACTGGACGACGATGAAGTCAACAGAGATTTTTACCTTCTGAACGTCCAGAGATGGGTGACTGTGTGTCTGGAGGAAATCGAGAGTATTGATCAGGAGGTGGAGATACTCAACAAGATGGATGTTCTAAAGCACAGTGCTGCCAAGAAACCAACTCAGCCGGTCAGGCCTCCCATGAAACCATTCATCCTCACGAAGAATGCTTTACAG GCTCAGGTTTTCGGGCCTGGCTACCCGAGCCTTCCCACTATGACAGTAGATGACTGGTATGAACAGCACAGGAAACGTGGAGTACTGCCTGATCAGGCAATATCCAAGAGGGATGACGTGGATGACGATGCTAATGcggagagggaagaagaagaaaaagagaaaaaagctgAACAGGATGATGAAGAGTCTCTGCTGAAAGCCAGAAACTGGGATGAGTGGAGAGAGACTCATCGCAGAGGTTATGGAAATCGCCACAACATGGGCTAA